CAAGACATCGAAAGAGTATCAGAAGGAAAAGCTGGAAAGCCTTATCGCCGAGTTCCGTCTGGAAAAGGTGCGCAAGAATTTAGGTGACCAGCTCTCGGGAGGCGAGCGCCGGCGTACGGAGATTGCCCGATGCCTTGCCATCGACCCGAAGTTTATCATGCTGGACGAGCCATTCGCGGGAGTCGACCCGATTGCGGTGGAAGACATCCAGCACATCGTATGGAGGCTGAAAGACAAGAACATCGGCATCCTTATCACCGACCACAACGTGCAGGAGACACTGAGCATCACCGACCGTGCATACCTGTTGTTCGAAGGGAAAATCCTGTTTCAGGGAACGCCCGAAGAGCTTGCCGCCAATAAGATTGTGCGCGAGAAGTACTTGAGCAACAGTTTTGTGCTCCGCCGGAAAGATTTTCAGTTGAAGGACGTCCGCGAGTGATTCCTGACTTCCACCTATATGCGCCGGGCTTCGCATATAGCTTCGCCGGGCAATGCAGATAAATGCATGAACGGATGAATATGGGAAGGGGAAGAAAAGAGTTTTTTTGAAATTTTGGTGCGACATTTGGTTATTGCAAGAGAAAACACTATTTTTGCACCCTCATTAATAAATTCGAAATATAGTAGTAATTAAAACAATAAGTCGGAAATGAATATTTCATTGCAAAATGTAGACAAGGTGAGCGCGGTGCTTACCGTTCAGATTGAAAAAGCTGACTATCAGGAAAAAGTAGAGAAAGCGTTGAAGACTCTCCGCAAGAGAGTGAATATGCCGGGTTTCCGTCCGGGAATGGTGCCCATGAGCCTGGTGAAAAAACACTATGGCACATCTGTATTGGTAGAAGAAGTTGACAAACTGATGCAGGAAAAAGTGAACGAGTATATCCGTGAAAACAAGGTGGATATGCTGGGCGCGCCGCTTCCGAAGGAAAGCAATGCAGACTTCGTGAATGACGAAAACTTTGAATTCGCTTTCGATATCGC
The Phocaeicola salanitronis DSM 18170 genome window above contains:
- the lptB gene encoding LPS export ABC transporter ATP-binding protein translates to MAEQENQQQTTDTFELPEDGRMVLRTENLVKKYGKRTVVSHVSINVKQGEIVGLLGPNGAGKTTSFYMTTGLIVPNEGHIYLNNQDITSYPVYKRAQNGIGYLAQEASVFRKMSVEDNIASVLELTKTSKEYQKEKLESLIAEFRLEKVRKNLGDQLSGGERRRTEIARCLAIDPKFIMLDEPFAGVDPIAVEDIQHIVWRLKDKNIGILITDHNVQETLSITDRAYLLFEGKILFQGTPEELAANKIVREKYLSNSFVLRRKDFQLKDVRE